A region of Athene noctua chromosome 12, bAthNoc1.hap1.1, whole genome shotgun sequence DNA encodes the following proteins:
- the ARSI gene encoding arylsulfatase I, translating into MAVYALTGFSLVSLLSFGYLSWDWMKPSLVADVATDPMEKSLPPAFTRPPHIIFILTDDQGYHDVGYHGSDIQTPTLDRLAAEGVKLENYYIQPICTPSRSQLITGRYQIHTGLQHSIIRPRQPNCLPLDQVTLPQKLQEAGYSTHMVGKWHLGFYKKECLPTRRGFDTFLGSLTGNVDYYTYDNCDGPGVCGYDLHEGEDVAWDQSGKYSTFLYAQRVSKILASHSPKEPIFIYVAFQAVHTPLQSPKEYIYRYRSMGNVARRKYAAMVTCMDEAVKNITWALKKYGYYDNSVIVFSTDNGGQTFSGGSNWPLRGRKGTYWEGGVRGIGFVHSPLIKRKRRTSWALVHITDWYPTLVSLARGNLSNVPGLDGYNVWSAISEGKESPRTEILHNIDPLYNHAKYGSLEDGFGIWNTAVQASIRVGEWKLLTGDPGYSDWIPPQTLTNFPGSWWNLERLTDGLRKSVWLFNITADPYERYDLSDQRPDVVRTLLMRLVHYNRTAIPVRYPAENPRAHPDFNGGAWGPWASEDDAEEWEGLGEPLKSRNKKKKCKICKLRSFFRKLNTRLMSNRI; encoded by the exons ATGGCTGTCTATGCCCTCACGGGCTTCTCGCTCGTCAGCCTGCTCAGCTTTGGCTATTTATCCTGGGACTGGATGAAGCCCAGTTTGGTGGCCGACGTAGCCACGGACCCCATGGAGAAATCGCTGCCTCCCGCCTTCACCAGGCCACCCCACATCATCTTCATTCTGACTGATGACCAGGGCTACCACGACGTTGGGTATCATGGCTCGGATATCCAGACGCCAACGCTGGACAGGCTAGCAGCGGAGGGCGTTAAGCTGGAGAACTACTACATTCAGCCCATCTGCACCCCGTCCCGGAGCCAGCTGATAACTGGCAG GTACCAGATccacacagggctgcagcacTCCATCATCCGCCCTCGGCAGCCCAACTGCCTGCCCCTCGATCAGGTCACCCTGCCACAGAAGCTGCAGGAAGCTGGCTACTCCACGCACATGGTGGGAAAGTGGCACCTTGGCTTCTACAAGAAGGagtgcctgcccacccgccggggctTTGACACCTTCCTGGGCTCCCTGACAGGCAACGTGGACTACTACACCTATGACAACTGTGATGGGCCGGGTGTCTGCGGCTACGACCTGCACGAAGGGGAGGACGTGGCTTGGGACCAGAGTGGGAAATACTCCACCTTCCTCTACGCCCAGCGTGTCAGCAAGATCCTGGCATCCCACAGCCCCAAGGAGCCCATCTTCATCTATGTGGCCTTCCAAGCGGTCCACACGCCTCTGCAGTCACCCAAGGAGTACATCTACCGCTACCGCTCCATGGGCAACGTCGCTCGCCGCAAGTATGCCGCCATGGTGACGTGCATGGACGAGGCGGTGAAGAACATCACCTGGGCCCTCAAGAAGTATGGTTATTATGACAACAGTGTGATCGTGTTTTCCACTGACAACGGCGGGCAGACCTTTTCCGGGGGAAGCAACTGGCCACTACGGGGCCGCAAAGGGACGTACTGGGAAGGGGGAGTCCGTGGTATTGGTTTTGTCCACAGTCCCCTGATCAAGCGCAAGCGCCGGACCAGCTGGGCACTGGTTCACATCACAGACTGGTACCCGACTCTAGTCAGCCTGGCCAGGGGCAACCTGAGCAACGTCCCAGGCTTGGATGGCTACAACGTCTGGTCTGCCATCAGCGAGGGCAAGGAGTCGCCGCGAACCGAAATCCTGCACAACATTGACCCGCTGTACAACCACGCCAAGTATGGCTCCTTGGAGGATGGCTTCGGCATCTGGAACACAGCCGTGCAAGCCTCCATCCGGGTTGGGGAGTGGAAGCTCCTCACTGGTGACCCGGGGTACAGTGACTGGATCCCCCCGCAGACCCTGACCAACttcccagggagctggtggaaccTGGAGCGTCTCACCGACGGCCTGAGGAAGTCTGTGTGGCTCTTCAACATCACCGCCGACCCCTACGAGCGCTACGACCTCTCAGACCAGCGCCCAGATGTGGTCAGGACCCTCCTGATGAGGTTGGTGCACTACAACCGGACAGCCATCCCGGTGCGGTATCCCGCAGAGAACCCCCGGGCTCACCCGGACTTCAACGGTGGTGCCTGGGGACCTTGGGCCAGCGAGGATGATGCAGAGGAGTGGGAGGGCCTCGGGGAGCCCCTGAAGAGTAGGAACAAGAAGAAGAAGTGCAAGATCTGCAAGCTGCGCTCTTTCTTCCGCAAGCTGAACACCAGGCTCATGTCCAACCGCATCTGA